One stretch of Armigeres subalbatus isolate Guangzhou_Male chromosome 2, GZ_Asu_2, whole genome shotgun sequence DNA includes these proteins:
- the LOC134212874 gene encoding homocysteine S-methyltransferase-like yields the protein MDRVTVLDGGFATQLSVHVGKHIDGDPLWSARFNATNPNAVFKTHLDFLEAGADCIMTNTYQASIEGYMEYLDLSETESLHLIKATVKLAQMARTKHMAVNDVQQIPLVVASIGPYGAHLHDGSEYTGEYADYVSGDTIQKWHRPRIDACLEAGVDVLGIETIPCQMEAEAMLEMMTEDYPHVQFWISFQCKDNAHIAHGERFADTANFLWNKAKLLGNDNLLAIGVNCVHPQFVTPLFRSVNEKRPAKERIPLIVYPNSGEVYSVETGWQGKEDCVPLEHYVPQWVELGARFIGGCCRTYARDIERIKQTVNTLCL from the exons ATGGATCGCGTAACAGTTTTGGACGGAGGTTTTGCCACCCAGCTATCGGTCCACGTTGGCAAACACATCGATGGCGATCCACTGTGGAGTGCCCGGTTCAACGCCACCAATCCGAACGCGGTGTTCAAAACTCACCTGGACTTCCTGGAAGCCGGTGCCGACTGCATCATGACCAACACATACCAGGCTAGTATTGAGGGATACATGGAGTATCTGGATCTGAGCGAAACCGAAAGTTTGCACTTGATCAAGGCGACCGTCAAGTTGGCACAGATGGCTCGCACCAAACACATGGCGGTCAATGATGTGCAACAGATTCCACTGGTGGTTGCATCGATAGGACCCTACGGCGCTCACTTGCACGATGGGTCGGAGTACACGGGCGAGTACGCAGATTACGTCTCGGGTGATACGATCCAGAAGTGGCACCGGCCACGGATTGATGCGTGCTTGGAGGCTGGGGTAGATGTGCTGGGGATCGAAACCATTCCTTGTCAG ATGGAAGCCGAAGCAATGCTCGAAATGATGACCGAAGATTACCCGCATGTGCAATTCTGGATCTCGTTCCAATGCAAGGATAACGCCCACATTGCCCACGGTGAAAGGTTTGCCGACACTGCCAACTTCCTGTGGAACAAAGCCAAACTGCTGGGTAATGACAACCTGTTAGCAATCGGGGTCAACTGCGTCCACCCACAGTTCGTCACTCCGTTGTTCCGTTCGGTAAATGAGAAGCGACCCGCCAAGGAACGGATCCCGTTGATCGTGTACCCGAATTCGGGTGAGGTTTACAGTGTTGAGACGGG cTGGCAAGGCAAAGAGGACTGCGTCCCTCTGGAACACTACGTTCCCCAGTGGGTAGAGCTTGGAGCACGCTTCATCGGAGGTTGTTGCCGGACCTATGCACGCGACATTGAACGAATTAAGCAGACGGTGAATACCCTCTGCTTGTGA